A window of Chryseobacterium shandongense genomic DNA:
AGTTTTTATCTGAATCTGTATATTTTCTATGTCCATACGTAATTATTAAAAGTTTAAATATTTAAGAATTAAAAGATTAGGTATTGCGATTATCATCTCATTGAATATTTCAATCTTTCAATGTTAAATACTTTTTCCTTTTACCGTACAAATTTAGTTATTTTTGCATTATGGAATGGTTTGAATCTTGGTTTGATACCCCTTATTATCATTTGCTTTACAATAACAGAGATTACACGGAAGCAGAAAACTTCATCACAAAACTTACGGCAGACCTTCAGCTGCCGCCAAATTCTAAGATTATTGACCTGGCCTGCGGAAAAGGAAGACATTCTGTTTTTCTTAATAAATTAGGATATAATGTTCTGGGACTTGATCTTTCCAGACAGAGTATAGAATTTGACAAGCAGTTTGAGAATCAGACTTTAGTATTCGATGTTCACGATATGAGGAACCCTATTAATGCGGATCCTATGGATGCTGTATTTAATCTTTTTACAAGTTTTGGATATTTTGATCATGAAAGTGACGACAGAAAAGTTTTCCATTCGGTTTATAATGTTTTAAAACCGGGAGGTTTTTTTGTTTTGGATTATCTGAATGAAGAATTCGTGCGGAAAAACATTATTCCTCAATCTACTATTAACCGCGGAGACATTGAATTTAACATTACCAAAAAAATAGAAGGCCGACATATCATTAAAGATATCCGTTTTGAAGATAAAGGCAAATCTTATCATTTTTTTGAAAAAGTTAAACTGCATACTTTAGAAGCTATTAATTCGTACGCCGAAGAATGCGGTTTTGAACGGATCAAAATATGGGGAGATTATCAGCTGAATACATTTGATAAAGAAAATTCGCCTCGTTGTATTAATTTATTTAAGAAAAAATGATAACGGTTCTCTTATTGATTTTAAGTGTTGTTTCCGGAGTGTTTCTGGGAAAATATTTCGGCAAAAAAGAAAAGCTCGCCAAAAATTTATTGATTTTAAGCGCAGGATTTCTTATCACGATTTGTCTTAACGAAGTTTTTCCACAAGTATATACTGCAGAAACAGGAACAAGCCTGGGAATTTTCGTGATCGCCGGAGTTTTGTTGCAAATGATTCTCGAGGCGCTTACCAAAGGGTTTGAACACGGCCATTTTCATCATCACAACGAACACAATATCCTCCCTGCAGCATTAATGGTGGGGCTTTTTATCCATGCCTTTATAGAAGGTATTCCTTTGGCAAATGAAGAGCATGAGCTTTCACCCTATCTTTGGGGAATTGTTTTTCATAATCTCCCGATTTCTTTTATTTTAGGAGCCTTCTTATTCAACAGAAAGCATGAATCCAAATCTGCACCGTCTTATCCTTCATTTTTGATTGTCGCTTTATTTGCTTTAGCTTCACCAATGGGAATGCTGTTGGGTAATTATTTTAATCCGGATCTACAGCCCTATTTCCTGGCTATTGTAGGCGGTATTTTCCTACATATTTCTTCAGTTATCATTTTTGAAAGCAACAAAAACCACAATATAGACTGGCTAAAAATAGGCCTAGTTATTTTGGGGGTTTCACTAGCTTTGGTGATGCATCTTTTCCATGACCATTCTCAGATAATACATCATCATTAATTTAATTTAAGATTAATAAAAAAATAAAGCTCCGAAAATTCCGGAGCTTTGTTATGTTTAGTGGTATCTATTATATCAAAATTTCCATCCGAATGTAATAAAGAAATTATTTCTCACATTTTTTACGTCAGATACTGCATAAGCATCGCTTGAAATCAAACGACTAGGAGAATAATATCCTGCTTCATAGGCATTGTCAACGACACCATATAAAAATGGGTTGCTATATTTTGAGGTCACATTCTGGTATGATGCGTCGATATAGAATGATCTGAAATCATATCCTAAACCTATCGAAAGTGAATTTCTATCATTTAAAATAAGATCATTATAAGATTTACCAGCAATATCACCAGTATCAGTATATCGGTCAACATTCAGCGCATCAAAAGGGCTTGAAGCATAAGCATAACCGCCTCTTAACCTGAATTGCTTAATTCGGTACTCTGCCCCGATTTTTACTTCTGACAGATTTTTATAATTGTCTTTAAAGAAATCATTCAGTTCAGTTTCTGCATCGCCGTATACCTTATATTTAGGTTTTGTTAAACCCAACGTATAATCAACGTTTAAAGCAAAACTTTTATTGGCAATAAATGCAGCACTCACGGTAGCTTTCATGGGTGAAGTCAGCCTTCTGTCTTCAACACCATAATCATCCCCGTAAATAGGGTCATTATAAAATGCATAGCTTCTGTCAATATTCCAGAAAGTAGGAGTTTCCACTGCGGCTCCTAACCTGAAGTTTCGCCCTAATTTTCCAATTACCCCCAGTGAAGCCGAGAAACCGTTTCCTCTTTCATAAAATGGAGTATTCTGTTTGCTGAAATATTCTGAGCTGCCGTTGGATAATGAGTTAAAAATTGCTGTATCTGATTGATCAATTGATGAATTGAAAAAATTTAAACCTGCTCCAAGGTAGAGATTATTGTTATAATTCGCACCTACCCCAAAACTTGTTTTAGACATATAACCATATCTGTCATACGCGTGTCTGCCAAAAGAAGAACTGGTAGCATCAGGAAAATCATAAATTAAATTACTGTTTCCAGGAGTTTCAATATAATTTTCTATCGACTGATTGGAATAATTTACCCCGATGTTAATGAATTTCCAAGCACTTTCAGTCATCAGCTGAAATGTCATTACTGCTCCAACATTTCCCAGATCACCTCTATTCAGAGTATATCCGTAAGACGATCCTGCATAAGAAGATGTATTTTTATTGCTTGTGACAGAAAGTGTTCCCGAAACCTCTCCTGAAATGGCAACTCCCAGACCGGCAGGATTCGTAAGAAGCGAGTTGGCATCTCCTCCTAACGCTCCGTTGGAGCCCGCCATTGCATTAAATTTCGCTGAACCGATATTAGGCGAATTGGAATAAACATCCACCGTATTCCTGATTACTGAAACATCTTGAGCCTGCGCAAAAAATGCTGCAGAAATACTCATTATTGCTAAAGATTTTTTTAACATTATTTTTTTGAATAGTTATTAATTTAAAATTATCTGCCACCTCGGAAGCCACCGCCTCCGCCTCCGCCGGATCTGAAACCGCCACCGCCGCTTCCACCACCAAATCCGCCGCCGCCAGATCTAAAGCCACCGCTGTTGTTGGAATTATTATTATATCCGCCGTTGTTTCTGAAACCTCCGTCATTTCTTGGCTGAGATGGTTGCTGATAATTATAATTTTGTCTAGGCTGACCCTGATTACGGAATCCTCCCTGGTATCTTACACCGTTTTGATTTCTGAATCCTCCATTAGTGTTTCCCTGTCTGAAACCACCGCTATTATTAGAGCCCCTGAAACCACCATTATTTGCATTATTTCTGAAACTTCCAGTACCGGTCGAACTCCTTCTAAAACCATTAGATCCGGTTACACCATATTTGTTGGCAAAGCTTCCGTTATAAGTATTAAATCCTCTTCCATTTACACCACTTCTTCGGTAATACGGAGCATAGTAATTTCCTCCCCAGCCCCAGTAAGGATTACCTCCCCAACCCCAGTATGGATTATATCCCCAGTAAGGTGAATATCCCCATCCTAAGTTCCAGCCGGCACCCCAACCCCATGAGCCTCCCCATGAAAGTCCGATACCCCAGCCTCCGCCGTAACCCCAGTACGGATTAAATCCTCCGTACCAGCCGCCCCAGCCCCAAGGATTGCCCCAACCCCAGCCCCACGAATTATCGTAGTAGTTGGTTTCACTTCCTGCATACATTCCCCAGTCTGAGTCAGTTGCAGCATCGTTCCAGTTATAATTGTTCCAATCTTCATAACGACCCGTGCCTGAATTAACTTGTGCATTTTGAATAAGACTTGAATCATCCTGATAATAGTTATAGTCTTCTCCAACTCTGTTTCCTCTGTCGTTGATAATTACGCCCTCCGGAAGAGTGTCCCTGTTAGGATCGTAATAAACGCCATCCGTCTCGCTGTATCCACCCATCTGGGCGCCGCAAGACACAAGTAACAATCCGCCCGCTACCGCTAAAATCCCTTTGGATTTAATTGCACCAAGCAAATTTTTATGTATATTTCTTTTCATGATAACGTAAAAATTTTTTATTTAAATTATATTTGCAAAATGTACCAAAAATGTACCATTACCACTGGTACAAAAATCTATCAAAAATAGATTTTTATTTTTAGATAACAATAATAGCGAAAAGTTAAAAAATTAAAAAAAAATTAATGGCAAAATTAACCTCAAGAAGCGAAGATTACAGCAAATGGTATAACGAGTTGGTGGTAAAAGCCGACTTAGCTGAAAACTCAGGAGTACGAGGATGCATGGTAATTAAACCATATGGCTATGCAATCTGGGAGAAAATGCGTGACGAAATGGATAAAAGATTCAAAGAAACAGGTCACGTAAACGCTTATTTCCCGCTTTTTGTGCCCAAAAGCTTGTTTGAGGCTGAAGAAAAGAATGCAGAAGGTTTTGCTAAAGAATGCGCTGTAGTTACCCATTACCGATTAAAAACAGATCCTGACAATCCTTCCAAACTAATTGTAGATCCGGATGCTAAGCTTGAGGAAGAGCTTATTGTACGCCCTACTTCCGAAGCCATTATATGGAATACCTATAAAAACTGGATTCAGTCTTACAGAGATTTACCAATACTGATTAACCAATGGGCCAATGTGGTTCGCTGGGAAATGAGGACACGTCTTTTTCTAAGAACAGCAGAGTTTCTTTGGCAGGAAGGGCACACCGCTCACGCCACAAAGGAAGAAGCGATTGAAGAAGCTGAAAAAATGAACAAAGTATATGCAGATTTTGCAGAAAACTTTATGGCGATCCCTGTCATTCAGGGATTAAAAACGCCTTCCGAAAGATTTGCCGGAGCTGATGAAACGTATTGCATTGAAGCATTAATGCAGGACGGAAAGGCTCTTCAGGCAGGAACATCCCATTTTTTAGGTCAGAATTTCGCGAAAGCTTTTGATGTGAAATTCACCAATAAAGAGGGAAAAATCGAACATGCCTGGGCAACTTCGTGGGGAACTTCAACGCGTCTTATGGGGGCATTAATTATGACCCATTCTGATGATTTTGGATTAGTGCTTCCTCCTACCCTTGCTCCTATTCAGGTGGTTATTGTTCCGATCTTCAAAGGTGAAGAACAGCTGGCTGAAATTAGTGAAGTGGCATTGGATATTCAGACTAAATTAAGAGCAAAAGGAATATCAGTGAAGTTCGATAATGACACCCAAAACAAACCGGGATGGAAGTTTGCAGAATATGAACTAAAAGGAGTCCCTGTAAGAATTGCAATGGGACCCAGAGATCTAGAAAACAAATCGGTAGAAATCGCGCGAAGGGATAATCTAACGAAAGAAGTACGTTCTATTGAAGGACTTGACTCTTATATTGAAAATTTGCTGAAAACCATTCAGCAAGATATTTACAACAAAGCGTTTGAATTCAGAAAGAACAATATAACAAAGGTTGACTCATACGACGAATTCAAAAAAATCCTGGAAGAAAAAGGTGGTTTTATATATGCACACTGGGACGGTACAGCAGAGGAAGAAGAGCAGATCAAAGATGAAACCAAAGCAACCATCAGATGCATACCTCTTGATGATGATATTGAAGAAGGCGTATCTCTTATTTCCGGAAAACCATCAAAAAGAAGAGTATTATTCGCAAAAGCGTATTAACGAATCTTAAAATAGATATTGAATCTGCAAAAATCCAATGGATTTTTGCAGATTTTTTTTTATTAAGACTGTTTGGACAAGTTTTTGATTGCATTACACAACATTAATCTCAAAATAATTTATTATGTCTCTAAACATTATTGATCTTATTAAAGGACAACTGGGGCCAGCTTTGGTATCAAATGCTGCTTCAAAATATGGTGAAAGTGAATCCGGAGTTTCAAAAGCAATTGAAGGATTTTTGCCTGCCGTTTTAGGAGGACTCTCCAACAATGCAGATAATCCGCTTGTTTTGGATGCTATTATGAATTCTTCATCACCTGATATTCTTGGAAATTTTGACGAAAATTCTTCAAATAATTCATCAATTGCAAGTGTTCTTACGCAAATATTCGGGGATAAGATAAACGGACTTGTCAATTCAATTGCTGCGTATGCAGGGATCAGTAATAATTCTTCAAGCTCGCTTTTACATTTGGTTACCGGAGCAACAGTAGGATCAGTTAGTAAATATGCCGTTGATAATAATCTGGATAAAACTGGAATTTCAAATCTTCTAAAGGATCAGCAGGGAATTGTTTCCACATTATTACCTGCAGGACTTTCCTTTGCTTCATTAAGTATGGGAGACTGGGATGCCAGATATAAATTTGACAATGATAAAGACGCGATCAATATGCCCTCTGAAGAAGAACCAAAAGTTGAAGTTACCAGAAGCACAACCCTTAACGGAACTTTCCCAGACAGAAATAAAGATAGAGAAGGATCGATCTGGAAATGGCTCCTCCCTCTTTTACTATTGATTGCAGCAGCCTATTTTATCTGGAGGCAGTGCGAACAGAGAGAAACTACGACAACAACTATCGTAAAGGATTCCGGTGAAGTAGTGATGGATACAGCAACAACTACGGTCAATGATACAGCAACCGGAATGTCATCTACTCAGACCGACGAAGATATCGATTTGAATGGTACTGCATTAAGAGGTTACAAAGGAGGTATGGAAGACCGTATGATTGCTTTTTTAAAATCTGACGGTTACAAAAATGCACAGAACGATAATGCATTGAAAGATA
This region includes:
- a CDS encoding ZIP family metal transporter, which encodes MTVLLLILSVVSGVFLGKYFGKKEKLAKNLLILSAGFLITICLNEVFPQVYTAETGTSLGIFVIAGVLLQMILEALTKGFEHGHFHHHNEHNILPAALMVGLFIHAFIEGIPLANEEHELSPYLWGIVFHNLPISFILGAFLFNRKHESKSAPSYPSFLIVALFALASPMGMLLGNYFNPDLQPYFLAIVGGIFLHISSVIIFESNKNHNIDWLKIGLVILGVSLALVMHLFHDHSQIIHHH
- a CDS encoding OmpP1/FadL family transporter, which encodes MSISAAFFAQAQDVSVIRNTVDVYSNSPNIGSAKFNAMAGSNGALGGDANSLLTNPAGLGVAISGEVSGTLSVTSNKNTSSYAGSSYGYTLNRGDLGNVGAVMTFQLMTESAWKFINIGVNYSNQSIENYIETPGNSNLIYDFPDATSSSFGRHAYDRYGYMSKTSFGVGANYNNNLYLGAGLNFFNSSIDQSDTAIFNSLSNGSSEYFSKQNTPFYERGNGFSASLGVIGKLGRNFRLGAAVETPTFWNIDRSYAFYNDPIYGDDYGVEDRRLTSPMKATVSAAFIANKSFALNVDYTLGLTKPKYKVYGDAETELNDFFKDNYKNLSEVKIGAEYRIKQFRLRGGYAYASSPFDALNVDRYTDTGDIAGKSYNDLILNDRNSLSIGLGYDFRSFYIDASYQNVTSKYSNPFLYGVVDNAYEAGYYSPSRLISSDAYAVSDVKNVRNNFFITFGWKF
- a CDS encoding prolyl-tRNA synthetase: MKRNIHKNLLGAIKSKGILAVAGGLLLVSCGAQMGGYSETDGVYYDPNRDTLPEGVIINDRGNRVGEDYNYYQDDSSLIQNAQVNSGTGRYEDWNNYNWNDAATDSDWGMYAGSETNYYDNSWGWGWGNPWGWGGWYGGFNPYWGYGGGWGIGLSWGGSWGWGAGWNLGWGYSPYWGYNPYWGWGGNPYWGWGGNYYAPYYRRSGVNGRGFNTYNGSFANKYGVTGSNGFRRSSTGTGSFRNNANNGGFRGSNNSGGFRQGNTNGGFRNQNGVRYQGGFRNQGQPRQNYNYQQPSQPRNDGGFRNNGGYNNNSNNSGGFRSGGGGFGGGSGGGGFRSGGGGGGGFRGGR
- the proS gene encoding proline--tRNA ligase; protein product: MAKLTSRSEDYSKWYNELVVKADLAENSGVRGCMVIKPYGYAIWEKMRDEMDKRFKETGHVNAYFPLFVPKSLFEAEEKNAEGFAKECAVVTHYRLKTDPDNPSKLIVDPDAKLEEELIVRPTSEAIIWNTYKNWIQSYRDLPILINQWANVVRWEMRTRLFLRTAEFLWQEGHTAHATKEEAIEEAEKMNKVYADFAENFMAIPVIQGLKTPSERFAGADETYCIEALMQDGKALQAGTSHFLGQNFAKAFDVKFTNKEGKIEHAWATSWGTSTRLMGALIMTHSDDFGLVLPPTLAPIQVVIVPIFKGEEQLAEISEVALDIQTKLRAKGISVKFDNDTQNKPGWKFAEYELKGVPVRIAMGPRDLENKSVEIARRDNLTKEVRSIEGLDSYIENLLKTIQQDIYNKAFEFRKNNITKVDSYDEFKKILEEKGGFIYAHWDGTAEEEEQIKDETKATIRCIPLDDDIEEGVSLISGKPSKRRVLFAKAY
- a CDS encoding OmpA family protein → MSLNIIDLIKGQLGPALVSNAASKYGESESGVSKAIEGFLPAVLGGLSNNADNPLVLDAIMNSSSPDILGNFDENSSNNSSIASVLTQIFGDKINGLVNSIAAYAGISNNSSSSLLHLVTGATVGSVSKYAVDNNLDKTGISNLLKDQQGIVSTLLPAGLSFASLSMGDWDARYKFDNDKDAINMPSEEEPKVEVTRSTTLNGTFPDRNKDREGSIWKWLLPLLLLIAAAYFIWRQCEQRETTTTTIVKDSGEVVMDTATTTVNDTATGMSSTQTDEDIDLNGTALRGYKGGMEDRMIAFLKSDGYKNAQNDNALKDTWYNFDHVNFKTGSADQLEAGSEGQLQNLTAILRAYPDAKIKIGGYTDKTGDETGNKKLSDERAKFISSWLEKQGVGSQIMGAEGYGSQFATVDASASDADRAVDRKMAVRFAK
- a CDS encoding class I SAM-dependent DNA methyltransferase; protein product: MEWFESWFDTPYYHLLYNNRDYTEAENFITKLTADLQLPPNSKIIDLACGKGRHSVFLNKLGYNVLGLDLSRQSIEFDKQFENQTLVFDVHDMRNPINADPMDAVFNLFTSFGYFDHESDDRKVFHSVYNVLKPGGFFVLDYLNEEFVRKNIIPQSTINRGDIEFNITKKIEGRHIIKDIRFEDKGKSYHFFEKVKLHTLEAINSYAEECGFERIKIWGDYQLNTFDKENSPRCINLFKKK